A genomic window from Bradyrhizobium lupini includes:
- a CDS encoding LysR family transcriptional regulator codes for MARTRDGFTDMDWDKLKVFHAAAEAGSFTHAGEQLGLSQSAVSRQVSALEQELSVSLFHRHARGLILTEQGDLLFRTAHDVFMQLQAARAKLTDSRERPSGDLKITTTPGVGINWLIPRLGEFTALYPEIRISLIVTDEELDLSMREADVAIRTRKPTQPDLIQRKLFAMGFHAYCSPDYIKRFGTPRTLEELDSHRIITLSDGNFAPHLQNRNWLVEAGRNGSGPREAYFRVNNILGLVRACQQGLGIAALPDYLIEEQSRLVQLFGESDSIQLDTYFVYPEELKTVARVQVFRDFVVSKAQRWPS; via the coding sequence ATGGCAAGAACACGCGACGGATTTACGGATATGGACTGGGACAAGCTGAAGGTGTTTCACGCCGCGGCGGAAGCGGGCAGCTTCACGCACGCGGGCGAGCAGCTCGGCCTGTCGCAATCGGCGGTGTCACGCCAGGTCTCGGCACTGGAGCAGGAGCTCTCGGTCTCGCTGTTCCACCGCCACGCCCGCGGCCTGATCCTCACCGAACAGGGCGACCTCCTGTTCCGCACCGCCCATGACGTCTTCATGCAGCTGCAGGCGGCGCGCGCGAAACTGACCGACAGCCGCGAGCGGCCGAGTGGCGATCTCAAGATCACCACCACGCCCGGCGTCGGCATCAACTGGCTGATCCCCAGGCTCGGCGAATTCACCGCGCTCTATCCGGAAATCCGGATCTCGCTGATCGTCACCGACGAGGAGCTCGACCTGTCGATGCGGGAGGCCGACGTCGCGATCCGCACCCGCAAGCCGACGCAGCCGGATCTCATTCAGCGCAAGCTGTTCGCGATGGGCTTCCACGCCTATTGCTCGCCTGATTACATCAAGCGCTTCGGCACGCCGCGCACGCTGGAGGAGCTCGACTCCCACCGCATCATCACGCTCTCTGACGGCAACTTCGCCCCGCATCTTCAGAACCGCAACTGGCTGGTCGAAGCGGGGCGCAACGGCTCGGGTCCGCGCGAAGCCTATTTCAGGGTCAACAACATTCTCGGCCTCGTCCGCGCCTGTCAGCAGGGCCTCGGCATCGCGGCGCTGCCGGACTATCTGATCGAAGAACAGAGCCGCCTCGTGCAGCTGTTCGGCGAATCGGATTCGATCCAGCTCGATACGTATTTTGTTTATCCGGAAGAGCTGAAGACGGTCGCGCGCGTGCAAGTGTTCCGCGACTTCGTGGTGAGCAAAGCGCAGCGCTGGCCGTCCTGA
- the trxB gene encoding thioredoxin-disulfide reductase, with protein sequence MSAAVHAKVVIIGSGPAGYTAAIYAARAMLEPILIQGIQAGGQLTITTDVENYPGFADVIQGPWLMEQMEKQALHVGTQIKTDLVTKLDTSQRPFRLTCDSGDVYLADTVILATGAQARWLGLPSEAKFQGGGVSACATCDGFFYRNKQVVVVGGGNTAVEEALYLTNHASQVTIVHRRDHFRAERILQERLFKHPKIKVVWDSAVDEICGTENPNKVTHVRLKNVKSGALTDVPTDGVFIAIGHAPATELVAGQVKLKPSGYVEVAPNSTATSVPGLFAAGDVADETYRQAVTAAGLGCMAALEAERFLALRASERAAAE encoded by the coding sequence ATGTCCGCCGCTGTCCATGCAAAGGTCGTCATCATCGGCTCCGGCCCCGCAGGCTACACGGCGGCGATCTACGCCGCGCGCGCGATGCTCGAGCCGATCCTGATCCAGGGCATCCAGGCAGGCGGCCAGCTCACCATCACCACCGACGTCGAGAACTATCCCGGCTTCGCCGACGTGATCCAGGGCCCCTGGCTGATGGAGCAGATGGAGAAGCAGGCGCTGCATGTGGGCACCCAGATCAAGACCGATCTGGTGACGAAGCTCGACACCTCGCAGCGACCCTTTCGCCTCACCTGCGATAGCGGTGACGTCTATCTCGCCGACACCGTGATCCTCGCCACCGGCGCCCAGGCGCGCTGGCTCGGGCTGCCGTCCGAAGCGAAATTCCAGGGCGGCGGCGTGTCGGCCTGTGCCACCTGTGACGGCTTCTTCTACCGCAACAAGCAAGTCGTGGTGGTCGGCGGCGGCAATACCGCGGTCGAAGAAGCCCTGTATCTCACCAACCATGCCTCGCAGGTCACCATCGTGCATCGTCGCGATCACTTCCGCGCCGAACGCATCCTGCAGGAGCGTCTGTTCAAGCACCCGAAGATCAAGGTGGTCTGGGACTCAGCCGTCGACGAGATCTGCGGCACCGAGAACCCGAACAAGGTCACCCATGTGCGACTGAAGAACGTCAAGTCCGGCGCGTTGACCGATGTGCCGACCGACGGCGTCTTCATCGCCATCGGGCATGCCCCGGCGACCGAGCTCGTGGCTGGGCAGGTCAAGCTGAAACCGTCGGGCTATGTCGAGGTCGCCCCGAACTCGACCGCGACCTCGGTCCCCGGCCTGTTCGCCGCCGGCGACGTCGCCGACGAGACCTATCGTCAGGCGGTCACGGCGGCCGGCCTCGGCTGCATGGCGGCGCTCGAGGCGGAACGATTTTTGGCCCTGCGCGCCAGCGAGCGCGCGGCAGCGGAATAG
- a CDS encoding Lrp/AsnC family transcriptional regulator, translating into MSRNLDEIDLKILTEIQADGRITNVELAKRVGISPPPCLRRVRALEEEGYIHGYRGLLDARKLGFDVTVFAAVHLSSQAEADLRAFEEFVRAEPLVRECWMLSGEVDFILKCVAPDMATFQDFVTHLTAAPHVRNVRTSLVLHNSKYEAAVPLDVRGRR; encoded by the coding sequence GTGTCGCGGAACCTAGACGAGATCGACCTGAAGATTCTCACCGAGATTCAGGCCGACGGTCGAATCACGAATGTCGAGCTGGCCAAGCGCGTCGGCATTTCGCCCCCGCCCTGCCTGCGCCGCGTGCGGGCGCTGGAGGAGGAGGGGTATATCCACGGCTATCGCGGGCTTCTGGATGCACGCAAGCTCGGCTTCGACGTCACGGTGTTTGCCGCAGTGCACCTCTCCAGCCAGGCGGAGGCCGATTTGCGCGCCTTCGAGGAGTTCGTCCGCGCCGAGCCGCTGGTGCGCGAGTGCTGGATGCTGTCGGGCGAAGTCGATTTCATCCTGAAATGCGTCGCACCCGACATGGCCACCTTCCAGGATTTCGTCACCCACCTGACCGCCGCCCCGCACGTCCGCAACGTGCGGACCTCGCTGGTGCTGCACAATTCGAAATACGAGGCGGCCGTGCCGCTCGACGTGAGAGGAAGAAGGTAG
- the greA gene encoding transcription elongation factor GreA produces MEKVPMTAGGFAALGEELKKRQSEDRPRIIEHIAEARSHGDLSENAEYHAAKEEQSHNEGRIAELEDKLARADIIDISKLSGDTIKFGATVTLVDEDTEKKTVWQIVGEVEADAKKGRISITSPLARALIGKKKGSTVEVNAPGGAKAYEITKVEWR; encoded by the coding sequence ATGGAAAAGGTACCGATGACAGCGGGCGGCTTTGCCGCGCTCGGGGAAGAACTGAAGAAGCGCCAGTCGGAGGACCGTCCGCGGATCATCGAGCATATCGCCGAGGCGCGCTCGCACGGAGACCTTTCGGAGAACGCGGAATACCACGCCGCGAAGGAAGAGCAGTCCCACAATGAAGGCCGCATCGCCGAGCTCGAGGACAAGCTGGCGCGCGCCGACATCATCGACATCTCGAAGCTGTCCGGCGACACCATCAAGTTCGGCGCGACCGTGACACTGGTCGACGAGGACACCGAAAAGAAGACGGTGTGGCAGATCGTCGGCGAGGTCGAGGCCGACGCCAAGAAGGGCCGCATCTCCATCACCTCGCCGCTCGCGCGCGCGCTGATCGGCAAGAAGAAGGGCTCAACAGTGGAGGTCAACGCACCCGGCGGCGCCAAGGCTTATGAGATCACCAAGGTGGAGTGGCGGTAA
- the carB gene encoding carbamoyl-phosphate synthase large subunit produces MPKRTDITTILIIGAGPIVIGQACEFDYSGTQAVKTLKEEGYRIVLVNSNPATIMTDPELADATYIEPITPEIVAKIIEKERHVIPGGFALLPTMGGQTALNCALSLRQQGTLEKYDVEMIGATADAIDKAEDRQLFREAMTKIGLETPKSRLANASALKKSFRDKYQAERAKASGAALEELERQWALGESDRRKRYQEYALGQALMALSEIGLPAIIRPSFTMGGTGGGIAYNKEEFLDIIERGLDASPTNEVLIEESVLGWKEYEMEVVRDKNDNCIIVCSIENLDPMGVHTGDSITVAPALTLTDKEYQIMRDASLAVLREIGVETGGSNVQFGVNPEDGRMVVIEMNPRVSRSSALASKATGFPIAKVAAKLAVGYTLDEIANDITGGATPASFEPTIDYVVTKVPRFAFEKFPGASTTLTTSMKSVGEVMAIGRTFQESLQKALRGLETGLTGLDEIEIEGLGRDDDKNAIRAALGTPTPNRLLQVAQAMRLGWSDEEIFNSCKIDPWFLSEMRGIVEMEAKVRKNGLPGNAFGMRTLKAMGFSDARLAVIAETTEAEVTAKRHALGVRPVYKRIDTCAAEFASPTAYMYSTYEAPFAGTPADESSPSDRKKVIILGGGPNRIGQGIEFDYCCCHACFALHDAGYESIMVNCNPETVSTDYDTADRLYFEPLTAEDVLEIIAKERTNGTLHGVIVQFGGQTPLKLARALEAAEVPILGTSPDAIDLAEDRDRFKRVLDKLRLKQPKNGIAYSVEQARLVATDLGLPLVVRPSYVLGGRAMQIVREENQLSDYLLGTLPELVPGDVKARYPNDKTGQINTVLGKNPLLFDRYLSDATEIDVDCLCDGKDTFIVGIMEHIEEAGIHSGDSACSLPPHSLDDKMIEELERQTRELALGLDVVGLMNVQYAIKDGEIYVLEVNPRASRTVPFVAKVVGTPVAKIAARVMAGEKLADFKLKKANLDHVGVKESVFPFARFPGVDTVLGPEMRSTGEVMGIDRSFAVAFAKSQLGGGTRVPRKGTVFVSVRESDKTRITEAVRELHSLGFKVLATSGTARFLTDQGIPTEKVNKVLEGRPHIVDAITNGDVQLVFNTTEGPQALADSRSLRRAALLHKVPYYTTLSGAVAAAQGIRAYLGGDLEVRTLQSYFSET; encoded by the coding sequence ATGCCCAAACGTACAGACATCACCACCATCCTGATCATCGGCGCCGGTCCCATCGTGATCGGCCAAGCCTGCGAGTTCGACTATTCGGGCACCCAGGCGGTGAAGACGCTGAAGGAAGAGGGCTATCGCATCGTCCTCGTCAATTCCAATCCGGCCACCATCATGACCGACCCCGAATTGGCCGATGCGACCTATATCGAGCCGATCACGCCCGAGATCGTCGCGAAAATCATCGAGAAGGAACGTCACGTCATTCCGGGCGGCTTCGCGCTGCTGCCGACCATGGGCGGACAGACCGCGCTGAACTGCGCGCTCTCGCTGCGCCAGCAAGGCACGCTGGAAAAGTATGACGTCGAGATGATCGGCGCCACCGCGGACGCGATCGACAAGGCCGAGGACCGCCAGCTGTTCCGCGAGGCCATGACCAAGATCGGGCTCGAGACGCCGAAGTCGCGGCTCGCCAACGCCTCCGCCCTGAAGAAGTCCTTCCGCGACAAGTACCAGGCCGAACGCGCCAAGGCATCGGGCGCTGCACTCGAAGAGCTCGAGCGGCAATGGGCACTCGGCGAAAGCGACCGCCGCAAGCGCTACCAGGAATATGCGCTTGGCCAGGCGCTGATGGCGCTGTCCGAGATCGGCCTGCCCGCGATCATCCGCCCCTCCTTCACCATGGGCGGCACCGGCGGCGGCATTGCCTACAACAAGGAAGAGTTCCTCGACATCATCGAGCGCGGCCTGGATGCGTCTCCCACCAACGAAGTGCTGATCGAAGAATCCGTGCTCGGCTGGAAAGAGTACGAGATGGAGGTGGTGCGCGACAAGAACGACAATTGCATCATCGTGTGCTCGATCGAGAACCTCGATCCGATGGGCGTGCACACCGGCGATTCCATCACGGTGGCGCCGGCGCTGACGCTGACCGACAAGGAATACCAGATCATGCGCGACGCCTCGCTGGCGGTGCTGCGCGAGATCGGCGTCGAGACCGGCGGCTCCAACGTGCAGTTCGGCGTCAACCCGGAAGACGGCCGCATGGTCGTCATCGAGATGAACCCGCGCGTGTCGCGCTCTTCCGCACTGGCTTCGAAAGCTACCGGCTTTCCGATCGCAAAGGTCGCCGCCAAGCTTGCGGTCGGCTACACGCTCGACGAAATCGCCAACGACATCACCGGCGGCGCCACGCCGGCCTCGTTCGAGCCGACGATCGACTATGTCGTCACCAAGGTGCCGCGTTTCGCTTTCGAGAAATTCCCCGGTGCCTCCACCACGCTGACTACGTCGATGAAGTCGGTCGGCGAAGTCATGGCGATCGGCCGCACCTTCCAGGAAAGCCTTCAGAAAGCATTGCGCGGGCTCGAGACCGGCCTCACCGGACTTGACGAGATCGAGATCGAAGGCCTCGGCCGCGACGACGACAAGAATGCGATCCGCGCTGCGCTGGGCACGCCGACACCGAACCGGCTGCTCCAGGTCGCGCAGGCGATGCGGCTCGGCTGGTCGGACGAGGAGATCTTCAATTCCTGCAAGATCGATCCGTGGTTCCTCAGCGAGATGCGCGGCATCGTCGAGATGGAAGCGAAGGTCCGCAAGAACGGCCTGCCGGGCAACGCCTTCGGCATGCGCACGCTCAAGGCCATGGGCTTCTCCGATGCCCGGCTCGCGGTGATCGCGGAGACGACGGAGGCCGAGGTCACGGCGAAGCGCCACGCGCTCGGCGTTCGCCCGGTCTACAAGCGCATCGATACCTGCGCGGCCGAGTTCGCTTCGCCCACCGCCTACATGTACTCGACCTATGAGGCGCCATTCGCGGGCACGCCTGCGGACGAGAGCTCGCCGTCCGACAGGAAGAAGGTCATCATCCTCGGCGGCGGACCGAACCGCATCGGCCAGGGCATCGAGTTCGACTATTGCTGCTGTCACGCCTGCTTCGCGCTGCACGACGCCGGCTACGAATCCATCATGGTCAACTGCAACCCGGAGACGGTGTCGACCGACTACGACACCGCCGATCGGCTCTATTTCGAGCCGCTCACCGCCGAGGACGTGCTGGAGATCATCGCGAAGGAACGCACCAACGGCACGCTGCACGGCGTCATCGTGCAGTTCGGCGGCCAGACCCCGCTCAAGCTCGCGCGTGCGCTGGAAGCCGCCGAAGTGCCGATCCTCGGCACCTCGCCCGACGCCATCGACCTTGCGGAAGACCGCGACCGCTTCAAGCGGGTGCTCGACAAGCTGCGGCTGAAGCAGCCCAAGAACGGCATCGCCTATTCGGTGGAGCAAGCGCGCCTGGTCGCAACCGATCTCGGGCTGCCCCTGGTGGTGCGCCCGTCCTACGTGCTCGGCGGCCGCGCGATGCAAATCGTCCGCGAGGAAAACCAGCTCAGCGATTACCTGCTCGGCACGCTGCCGGAGCTGGTGCCGGGCGACGTCAAGGCGCGCTACCCGAACGACAAGACCGGCCAGATCAACACCGTGCTCGGCAAGAATCCGCTGCTGTTCGACCGCTATCTGTCCGATGCGACCGAGATCGACGTCGACTGCCTCTGCGACGGCAAGGACACCTTCATCGTCGGCATCATGGAGCACATCGAGGAAGCCGGCATCCATTCCGGCGACAGCGCCTGCTCGCTGCCGCCGCACTCGCTGGACGACAAGATGATCGAGGAGCTGGAGCGGCAGACCCGCGAGCTGGCCCTCGGCCTCGACGTCGTCGGCCTGATGAATGTGCAATACGCCATCAAGGACGGCGAGATCTACGTGCTCGAAGTCAATCCGCGGGCCTCGCGCACGGTGCCCTTTGTCGCCAAGGTGGTCGGTACGCCTGTCGCGAAGATCGCGGCGCGCGTCATGGCCGGCGAGAAGCTTGCCGATTTCAAGCTGAAGAAGGCGAACCTCGATCATGTCGGCGTGAAGGAATCGGTGTTTCCGTTCGCCCGCTTCCCCGGGGTCGATACCGTGCTCGGCCCCGAGATGCGCTCGACCGGCGAGGTCATGGGCATCGACCGCTCCTTTGCGGTGGCGTTCGCCAAGAGCCAGCTCGGCGGCGGCACGCGGGTGCCGCGCAAGGGCACGGTGTTCGTTTCGGTTCGCGAGAGCGACAAGACGCGCATCACCGAGGCCGTTCGCGAGCTGCATTCGCTCGGCTTCAAGGTGCTGGCGACGTCGGGCACGGCCCGCTTCCTGACCGACCAGGGGATCCCGACCGAGAAGGTGAACAAGGTGCTGGAGGGCCGGCCGCACATCGTCGATGCCATCACCAATGGCGACGTCCAGCTCGTCTTCAACACCACCGAAGGCCCGCAGGCGCTCGCCGACAGCCGTTCTCTGCGGCGCGCGGCCCTCTTGCATAAAGTGCCGTATTACACCACTCTTTCCGGGGCCGTGGCGGCCGCGCAGGGCATCCGCGCCTATCTGGGCGGGGACCTTGAGGTTCGGACCCTGCAGAGCTACTTTTCGGAAACCTGA